From a single Salmo salar chromosome ssa22, Ssal_v3.1, whole genome shotgun sequence genomic region:
- the LOC106583188 gene encoding ubiquitin carboxyl-terminal hydrolase 4 has translation MTPPRSRKQQVSPTLWCSCIRGSSTARSRLRLTHCMMAEGGGPESGSAADPDPESVATQIPTPSTESQKQSIGTLLKTTLRKSDEWFLIDSRWFKQWKKYVGFDSWDMYNVGEHSLYPGPVDNSGLFSDHETQILKEHLIDELDYVLVPTEAWNKFVSWYGCLEGQRPIVRKVVEHGMFVKHCKVEVYLLELNLCENDNMDNVVTRHFSKADTIDTIEKEMRSLFEIPTGKETRLWNKYMSNTYEQLNKPDSTVQDAGLFQGQVLVIECKNEDGTWPRQASHPKSSTATSRNFTTSPKLSSNSSATISSTVTNGDSSSNSGYTLNNSTSSGNRLGGYNSYSSSYNYRESPSQPGLCGLSNLGNTCFMNSALQCLSNACPLTEYFLNDQYEAEINRENPLGMRGEIAEAYADLVKQMWLSRSSYVAPRTFKTQVGRFAPQFSGYQQQDSQELLAFLMDGLHEDLNRVKKKPYLALQDAGGRPDEIVAKEAWTNHRLRNDSVIVDIFHGLFKSTLVCPECAKISVTFDPFCYLTLPLPMKKDRTMEVFLVRIDPQSRPTQYRVVVPKLGSVTDLCSALSRLSGIPAENMVVADVYNHRFHKIYRRDDGLNQIMEKDDIFVYEVAEEDRERMNLPVYFRERHSKHTGGSTGTMLFGQPLLITVPRQNLAADMLYEKVLERIGRYVNRAQSSTGEGRANASASSASCSLAAECAATSSNHNTAGSGSPLSEGPSCSSSNGSNHSGTSNRSNGNGVCEGEEEAMDHQVSPEPENGQSGEEEEASDLENGPKTKQCSSTPPKLFSFSMVNSYGTANISPLPCDGNFLKLNTHSTVAIDWDSDTKKLCYDDQEAEAYEKHESMLQAQKKKATVALRECMELFTTMETLGEHDPWYCPTCKKHQQATKKFDLWSLPRILVVHLKRFSYNRCWRDKLDTVVDFPVRDLNMSEFVCDPKAGPYVYDLIAVSNHYGGMGGGHYTAYGKNKADGKWHYFDDSSVSAASEDQIVTKAAYVLFYQRRDVGDVPAKPSPSASLGGATAEAADHMDTN, from the exons atgaccCCCCCCAGATCACGGAAACAGCAAGTCTCACCAACATTGTGGTGCTCGTGCATCCGCGGTTCTTCTACTGCGCGTTCACGACTCCGGCTCACTCACTGCATGATGGCGGAGGGAGGCGGACCCGAGTCGGGTAGCGCGGCAGACCCCGACCCCGAGTCTGTAGCCACTCAAATACCGACACCTTCAACCGAGAGTCAAAAACAGAGTATCGGAACACTTCTCAAAACAACTCTACGAAAGAGCGACGAGTG GTTTCTGATTGATAGTCGGTGGTTCAAGCAGTGGAAGAAATATGTGGGATTTGACAGTTGGGATATGTACAATGTTGGAGAGCACAGTCTCTATCCCGGCCCTGTTGACAACTCTGGCCTGTTCTCAG ACCATGAGACCCAGATCCTGAAGGAACACCTTATAGATGAGCTGGACTATGTCCTTGTGCCCACTGAGGCGTGGAACAAGTTTGTCAGCTGGTATGGTTGCCTTGAGGGCCAGCGTCCCATCGTCAGAAAG GTGGTTGAACACGGCATGTTTGTCAAGCACTGTAAAGTGGAGGTCTATCTGTTGGAGCTGAATTTGTGTGAGAATGACAACATGGACAATGTGGTCACACGTCATTTCAGCAAAGCTGACACTATAG ACACCATAGAGAAGGAGATGCGGTCACTATTTGAGATCCCAACGGGGAAGGAGACTCGACTGTGGAACAAGTACATGAGCAACACGTACGAGCAGCTGAACAAGCCAGACAGCACCGTACAGGATGCTGGTCTCTTCCAGGGCCAG GTGCTCGTGATTGAATGCAAGAACGAGGACGGCACGTGGCCCAGACAAGCCTCCCATCCAAA ATCCAGTACAGCTACATCCAGGAATTTCACTACTTCTCCAAAGCTCTCTTCCAACTCGTCGGCAACCATCTCCTCAACAGTAACAAATGGGGACAGCAGCAGCAACTCTGGCTATACACTGAACAACAGCACCTCCTCTGGCAATAG attgGGAGGTTACAATTCATACAGCTCCTCCTACAACTACAGAGAGTCACCATCCCAACCTGGCCTCTGTGGTCTCAGTAACCTAGGCAACACCTGTTTCATGAACTCCGCTCtccag TGCCTGAGCAACGCGTGCCCTCTCACTGAGTACTTCCTGAATGACCAGTATGAGGCGGAGATCAACCGGGAGAATCCATTAGGAATGAGGGGGGAGATCGCAGAGGCCTACGCAGACCTGGTCAAGCAGATGTGGCTTAGCCGCAGCAGCTATGTGGCTCCCCGCACCTTTAAA ACTCAAGTGGGTCGCTTCGCACCCCAGTTTTCAGGGTACCAGCAGCAGGACTCCCAGGAGTTGCTGGCCTTCCTGATGGACGGGCTCCATGAAGACCTGAACCGCGTTAAAAAGAAGCCTTACCTGGCTCTGCAAGATGCAGGGGGGCGGCCAGACGAG ATTGTAGCGAAGGAAGCATGGACTAATCATCGCCTGCGCAATGACTCAGTCATCGTGGACATATTCCATGGCCTGTTCAAATCCACTCTGGTGTGTCCAGAGTGTGCCAAGATCTCTGTGACTTTTGACCCATTCTGCTACCTCACACTCCCTCTGCCCATGAAGAAGGACCGCACTATGGAGGTGTTCTTGGTCCGCATCGACCCCCAGTCCAGACCCacgcag TACCGGGTAGTGGTCCCCAAGCTTGGCTCAGTGACAGACCTGTGCAGCGCCTTGTCCCGGCTTTCTGGAATCCCTGCTGAGAAT ATGGTGGTGGCTGATGTTTACAATCACCGGTTCCACAAGATCTACAGACGAGACGACGGACTCAACCAAATCATGGAGAAAGATGACATATTTGT GTATGAGGTGgcggaggaggacagggagaggatgaaCCTGCCTGTGTACTTCAGAGAGCGCCACTCCAAACACACAGGCGGCTCCACGGGCACCATGCTGTTCGGCCAGCCCCTCCTCATCACTGTTCCCCGGCAGAACCTGGCCGCTGACATGCTCTACGAGAAGGTGCTGGAGAGGATTGG GCGCTACGTTAATCGCGCTCAGAGCTCCACCGGTGAGGGGAGGGCGAACGCCTCTGCCTCCTCGGCCAGCTGCAGCCTGGCAGCTGAGTGCGCCGCAACATCCTCCAATCACAACACTGCAGGGAGTGGTAGCCCCCTGTCAGAAGGGCCGTCCTGCAGCTCCAGCAACGGCAGCAACCACTCCGGGACCTCCAACAGGTCCAACGGGaatggtgtgtgtgagg GTGAGGAGGAGGCCATGGATCACCAGGTGAGCCCGGAGCCAGAGAACGGACAgtcgggggaggaggaggaagcctcAGACCTGGAGAATGGCCCTAAAACCAAACAGTGCTCCAGCACCCCGCCCAAACTCTTCTCCTTCAGCATGGTCAACTCCTACGGAACGGCCAACATCAGTCCACTGCCTTGTGACGGAAACTTCCTCAAACTCAATA CACATTCCACAGTGGCGATTGACTGGGACTCGGACACAAAGAAACTGTGTTACGACGATCAGGAAGCAGAG gcctatgaGAAGCACGAGAGCATGCTGCAGGCCCAGAAGAAGAAAGCCACAGTGGCTCTGAGGGAATGCATGGAGCTCTTCACCACCATGGAGACACTAGGAGAGCATGACCCATG GTATTGCCCCACCTGTAAGAAGCACCAACAAGCCACAAAGAAGTTTGACTTGTGGTCGTTGCCTCGCATCCTGGTGGTCCACCTAAAGCGTTTCTCCTACAACCGCTGCTGGAGGGACAAGCTGGACACTGTGGTGGACTTCCCTGTCAG GGACCTGAACATGTCTGAGTTTGTGTGCGACCCCAAGGCCGGCCCCTATGTTTATGACCTCATAGCAGTCTCCAACCACTatggaggaatgggaggaggcCACT ACACAGCCTACGGCAAGAACAAAGCTGATGGGAAGTGGCATTACTTTGATGACAGCAGTGTCTCAGCTGCCTCAGAGGATCAGATTGTG ACAAAAGCAGCCTACGTGCTATTTTACCAACGCAGAGATGTGGGCGACGTCCCTGCCAAGCCTTCGCCTTCTGCCTCTCTGGGGGGTGCCACCGCTGAAGCAGCCGATCACATGGATACCAACTGA
- the LOC106583189 gene encoding ER membrane protein complex subunit 3 has translation MAEPELLLDSNIRLWVVLPIVFITFLVGVIRHYVSILLQSDKKLTLEQVSDSQVLIRSRILRENGKYIPKQSFLMRKFYFNNQEDGFFKNTKRKVVPPSPMTDPSMLTDMMKGNVTNVLPMILIGGWINWTFSGFVTTKVPFPLTLRFKPMLQQGIELLSLDASWVSSASWYFLNVFGLRSMYSLILGQDNGADQSRIMQEQMSGAAMAMPADTNKAFKAEWEALELTDHQWALENIEEELMSRELDLDGMFSKELPTGIF, from the exons ATGGCTGAGCCGGAGCTTCTGCTGGATTCCAATATCAGACTTTGGGTGGTCTTGCCCATTGTCTTCATCACTTTTCTTGTTGGGGTGATTCGACATTATGTCTCCATTTTGCTTCAGAGTGACAAAAAGCTGACATTAGAGCAGGTATCAGACAG CCAGGTTCTCATCAGGAGCAGAATTCTCAGAGAGAATGGGAAGTACATTCCAAAACAG tcatttttgATGAGGAAGTTTTACTTCAATAATCAAGAAGATGGATTCTTcaaaaataccaaaagaaaggTTGTTCCTCCCTCCCCAATGACAG ACCCCAGCATGCTGACAGACATGATGAAGGGCAACGTGACCAATGTTCTTCCCATGATCCTCATCGGAGGCTGGATTAACTGGACCTTCTCAGGGTTTGTCACAA CCAAGGTTCCTTTTCCTCTCACCCTGCGCTTCAAGCCCATGTTGCAACAAGGAATCGAGCTACTCTCACTTGATGCATCCTG GGTGAGCTCAGCGTCGTGGTATTTCCTGAACGTGTTTGGGCTGCGAAGCATGTACTCCTTAATTCTAGGACAAGATAATG GTGCAGACCAGTCCAGGATCATGCAGGAGCAGATGAGTGGTGCTGCCATGGCCATGCCTGCAGACACCAACAAAGCCTTCAAG GCAGAATGGGAAGCACTTGAGCTAACTGACCACCAGTGGGCACTGGAGAATATTGAGGAGGAGTTGATGAGTAGGGAACTGGATCTGGATGGAATGTTCAGTAAGGAGTTACCAACGGGTATCTTCTGA